A window from Bdellovibrionales bacterium encodes these proteins:
- a CDS encoding VOC family protein has product MKIDRLDHLVLTVKDIDATCEFYQKALGMEVVTFKGTRKALSFGQQKINLHQAGKEFEPKAERPTPGSADLCFITTTPVHEAQKHLESQGIKIIEGPVERTGATGPILSIYFRDSDLNLIEISNNVKTEK; this is encoded by the coding sequence ATGAAAATTGATCGCCTAGATCATCTTGTTTTAACGGTGAAAGATATCGACGCCACCTGTGAGTTTTATCAAAAAGCTCTCGGGATGGAAGTCGTTACCTTTAAAGGCACACGCAAAGCGCTTTCTTTCGGACAGCAAAAGATAAACCTCCACCAAGCCGGCAAAGAATTTGAACCAAAAGCAGAGCGCCCCACACCCGGCTCTGCGGATTTGTGTTTTATTACAACGACTCCGGTTCACGAAGCGCAAAAACATCTCGAATCTCAAGGCATTAAAATCATCGAAGGCCCGGTTGAAAGAACCGGCGCGACCGGCCCCATTTTATCGATCTATTTTCGCGATTCCGATTTAAATCTTATTGAAATTTCAAACAACGTGAAGACTGAGAAGTAG
- a CDS encoding DUF3565 domain-containing protein, with protein MKQKITGFHVDVENHWVAELECGHNQHMRHDPPWMERPWVLTLEGRNSRLGHVLNCVRCDEMADKAGKAVLEAARSALMEAYEDGGMSGLCAEGRWDLALDALKKLDLKTVLNKALSSDEDAGSNKS; from the coding sequence ATGAAACAAAAAATCACAGGCTTTCATGTCGATGTTGAAAATCACTGGGTGGCGGAGCTTGAATGCGGTCACAACCAACACATGCGCCATGATCCCCCGTGGATGGAAAGACCTTGGGTCCTGACACTCGAAGGACGGAATAGCCGCTTGGGTCACGTACTGAACTGTGTCCGCTGCGATGAGATGGCGGACAAAGCCGGCAAAGCCGTTCTCGAAGCCGCTCGCTCTGCTTTGATGGAGGCTTATGAAGACGGCGGCATGAGTGGCCTCTGCGCCGAAGGCCGCTGGGATTTAGCCCTGGATGCACTGAAGAAACTCGACCTTAAGACTGTACTAAACAAAGCGCTCAGTTCCGACGAAGACGCAGGCTCGAACAAGTCCTAG